In Mustela nigripes isolate SB6536 chromosome 12, MUSNIG.SB6536, whole genome shotgun sequence, one DNA window encodes the following:
- the CNOT6 gene encoding CCR4-NOT transcription complex subunit 6 isoform X2 yields the protein MPKEKYEPPDPRRMYTIMSSEEAANGKKSHWAELEISGKVRSLSSSLWSLTHLTALHLSDNSLSRIPSDIAKLHNLVYLDLSSNKIRSLPAELGNMVSLRELHLNNNLLRVLPFELGKLFQLQTLGLKGNPLTQDILNLYLEPDGTRRLLNYLLDNLAVSTEQPPPRSWIMLQEPDRTRPTALFSVMCYNVLCDKYATRQLYGYCPSWALNWDYRKKAIIQEILSCNADIISLQEVETEQYYSFFLVELKERGYNGFFSPKSRARTMSEQERKHVDGCAIFFKTEKFTLVQKHTVEFNQLAMANSEGSEAMLNRVMTKDNIGVAVLLELRKELMEMSSGKPHLGAEKQLILVANAHMHWDPEYSDVKLVQTMMFLSEVKNIIDKASRNLQSSVLGEFGTIPLVLCADLNSLPDSGVVEYLSTGGVETNHKDFKELRYNESLTNFSCNGKNGTTNGRITHGFKLKSAYESGLMPYTNYTFDFKGIIDYIFYSKPQLNTLGILGPLDHHWLVENNISGCPHPLIPSDHFSLFAQLELLLPFLPQVNGIHLPGRR from the exons gcaaatggaaagaaatcacatTGGGCAGAGCTTGAAATAAGTG GAAAAGTAAGAAGCTTAAGCTCATCGTTGTGGTCACTAACTCACTTGACAGCTTTGCATCTGAGTGACAATTCCCTGTCCCGCATTCCTTCAGACATTGCCAAGCTTCACAATCTGGTGTATCTGGACCTGTCCTCTAATAAAATCCGGAGTTTACCGGCAGAACTCGGAAACATGGTATCACTCAG GGAACTCCATTTAAATAACAACCTGTTACGAGTTCTACCTTTTGAGCTGGGAAAACTGTTTCAGTTGCAGACTTTAGGCCTGAAAG GAAATCCACTTACCCAGGATATATTGAACCTCTATCTGGAACCAGATGGAACAAGAAGGCTACTGAACTATTTGCTTGATAATTTGGCAG TTTCAACAGAACAGCCACCTCCAAGATCTTGGATTATGTTGCAAGAACCAGACAGAACAAGGCCAACTG CCTTGTTTTCTGTCATGTGCTATAATGTTCTTTGTGATAAATATGCGACCCGGCAGTTATACGGCTACTGTCCATCTTGGGCACTAAATTGGGACTACAGGAAAAAGGCCATTATTCAAGAAATTTTGAGCTGCAATGCTGATATCATAAGTCTTCAG GAGGTTGAAACAGAACAGTATTACAGTTTTTTTCTGGTAGAACTGAAAGAACGTGGCTATAATGGATTCTTTAGTCCTAAATCTAGAGCTAGAACAATgtcagaacaagaaagaaaacatgtcGATGGCTGTGCAATATTCTTCAAGACAGAAAA atttACTTTGGTTCAGAAACACACTGTTGAATTTAATCAGCTAGCAATGGCAAATTCGGAAGGGTCTGAAGCTATGCTGAACAGAGTCATGACAAAAGATAACATTGGAGTTGCAGTACTGCTAGAACTTCGAAAGGAATTGATGGAAATGTCAT CTGGAAAGCCACATCTTGGAGCAGAAAAACAACTTATTCTTGTGGCTAATGCTCATATGCATTGGGACCCTGAATACTCTGATGTGAAGTTGGTTCAAACTATGATGTTCCTCTCAGAAGTGAAGAACATTATTGATAAAGCCTCACGAAACCTCCAGTCCAGTGTATTGGGAGAATTTGGAACTATTCCACTGGTGTTATGTGCAGATCTTAATTCTTTGCCAGATTCTg GTGTTGTAGAATATTTAAGCACCGGTGGAGTAGAAACAAATCATAAAGACTTTAAGGAACTGAGATACAATGAAAGTCTTACAAATTTCAGCTGTAATGGGAAAAATGGGACAACCAATGGAAGGATCACGCATGGTTTCAAGTTGAAGAGTGCCTATGAGAGTGGCCTGATGCCTTATACAAATTACACGTTCGATTTCAAG GGTATAATTGACTACATCTTCTATTCGAAACCTCAGCTGAACACTTTAGGCATCCTGGGACCTCTGGACCACCATTGGCTTGTTGAGAATAATATCAGCGGCTGCCCACACCCACTCATCCCCTCCGACCACTTCTCACTTTTTGCACAACTGGAGCTCTTACTGCCTTTCCTGCCCCAGGTGAACGGCATTCACCTTCCTGGCAGGAGGTAG
- the CNOT6 gene encoding CCR4-NOT transcription complex subunit 6 isoform X1 — translation MPKEKYEPPDPRRMYTIMSSEEAANGKKSHWAELEISGKVRSLSSSLWSLTHLTALHLSDNSLSRIPSDIAKLHNLVYLDLSSNKIRSLPAELGNMVSLRELHLNNNLLRVLPFELGKLFQLQTLGLKGNPLTQDILNLYLEPDGTRRLLNYLLDNLAGTAKRISTEQPPPRSWIMLQEPDRTRPTALFSVMCYNVLCDKYATRQLYGYCPSWALNWDYRKKAIIQEILSCNADIISLQEVETEQYYSFFLVELKERGYNGFFSPKSRARTMSEQERKHVDGCAIFFKTEKFTLVQKHTVEFNQLAMANSEGSEAMLNRVMTKDNIGVAVLLELRKELMEMSSGKPHLGAEKQLILVANAHMHWDPEYSDVKLVQTMMFLSEVKNIIDKASRNLQSSVLGEFGTIPLVLCADLNSLPDSGVVEYLSTGGVETNHKDFKELRYNESLTNFSCNGKNGTTNGRITHGFKLKSAYESGLMPYTNYTFDFKGIIDYIFYSKPQLNTLGILGPLDHHWLVENNISGCPHPLIPSDHFSLFAQLELLLPFLPQVNGIHLPGRR, via the exons gcaaatggaaagaaatcacatTGGGCAGAGCTTGAAATAAGTG GAAAAGTAAGAAGCTTAAGCTCATCGTTGTGGTCACTAACTCACTTGACAGCTTTGCATCTGAGTGACAATTCCCTGTCCCGCATTCCTTCAGACATTGCCAAGCTTCACAATCTGGTGTATCTGGACCTGTCCTCTAATAAAATCCGGAGTTTACCGGCAGAACTCGGAAACATGGTATCACTCAG GGAACTCCATTTAAATAACAACCTGTTACGAGTTCTACCTTTTGAGCTGGGAAAACTGTTTCAGTTGCAGACTTTAGGCCTGAAAG GAAATCCACTTACCCAGGATATATTGAACCTCTATCTGGAACCAGATGGAACAAGAAGGCTACTGAACTATTTGCTTGATAATTTGGCAGGTACTGCAAAAAGAA TTTCAACAGAACAGCCACCTCCAAGATCTTGGATTATGTTGCAAGAACCAGACAGAACAAGGCCAACTG CCTTGTTTTCTGTCATGTGCTATAATGTTCTTTGTGATAAATATGCGACCCGGCAGTTATACGGCTACTGTCCATCTTGGGCACTAAATTGGGACTACAGGAAAAAGGCCATTATTCAAGAAATTTTGAGCTGCAATGCTGATATCATAAGTCTTCAG GAGGTTGAAACAGAACAGTATTACAGTTTTTTTCTGGTAGAACTGAAAGAACGTGGCTATAATGGATTCTTTAGTCCTAAATCTAGAGCTAGAACAATgtcagaacaagaaagaaaacatgtcGATGGCTGTGCAATATTCTTCAAGACAGAAAA atttACTTTGGTTCAGAAACACACTGTTGAATTTAATCAGCTAGCAATGGCAAATTCGGAAGGGTCTGAAGCTATGCTGAACAGAGTCATGACAAAAGATAACATTGGAGTTGCAGTACTGCTAGAACTTCGAAAGGAATTGATGGAAATGTCAT CTGGAAAGCCACATCTTGGAGCAGAAAAACAACTTATTCTTGTGGCTAATGCTCATATGCATTGGGACCCTGAATACTCTGATGTGAAGTTGGTTCAAACTATGATGTTCCTCTCAGAAGTGAAGAACATTATTGATAAAGCCTCACGAAACCTCCAGTCCAGTGTATTGGGAGAATTTGGAACTATTCCACTGGTGTTATGTGCAGATCTTAATTCTTTGCCAGATTCTg GTGTTGTAGAATATTTAAGCACCGGTGGAGTAGAAACAAATCATAAAGACTTTAAGGAACTGAGATACAATGAAAGTCTTACAAATTTCAGCTGTAATGGGAAAAATGGGACAACCAATGGAAGGATCACGCATGGTTTCAAGTTGAAGAGTGCCTATGAGAGTGGCCTGATGCCTTATACAAATTACACGTTCGATTTCAAG GGTATAATTGACTACATCTTCTATTCGAAACCTCAGCTGAACACTTTAGGCATCCTGGGACCTCTGGACCACCATTGGCTTGTTGAGAATAATATCAGCGGCTGCCCACACCCACTCATCCCCTCCGACCACTTCTCACTTTTTGCACAACTGGAGCTCTTACTGCCTTTCCTGCCCCAGGTGAACGGCATTCACCTTCCTGGCAGGAGGTAG